From Bosea sp. NBC_00550, the proteins below share one genomic window:
- a CDS encoding amidohydrolase family protein — MKTLIKAAQLIDGTGAAPIKDPVLVISGGKVEAVLSGAVPAELASVEAHDCPGATILPGLIDTHVHLNLPGDGTILEDAVRETEGVLVATSALATVKALKAGITTLRDLGAKGRTAIDVRRALQLGHGDGARVVACGQAITITGGHVWYLGGEADGVDGVRKKVREMVKLGADFIKVMASGGGTVGTQSWNPAFSQEELNAMVDEAHRFDRKATAHCLCARSIEMAIEAGFDQLEHAGFIADGSGRQVYEPAVAEKLAKSGIPVTGTLAVGGAVLRELRARPSLTETEAAFLTRWEKSAAQNLYQFRQLREAGVRFVAGTDAGWRFTRFDDLPLEMELMQEGGMTAMETIVAATGYAAKVIDIDGQTGSLKPGLAADVLVVGADPLSHLAALRDVRLVMQGGKVRTALSR, encoded by the coding sequence GTGAAGACGCTGATCAAGGCCGCCCAACTCATCGACGGAACTGGCGCCGCTCCGATCAAGGACCCGGTCCTGGTGATCTCCGGCGGTAAGGTCGAGGCGGTTCTCTCGGGCGCGGTTCCGGCCGAATTGGCGTCTGTCGAGGCCCATGACTGCCCGGGCGCGACCATCCTTCCGGGCCTGATCGACACCCATGTCCATCTGAATCTCCCCGGCGACGGCACCATTCTCGAAGACGCCGTGCGCGAGACGGAAGGCGTCCTGGTCGCGACCTCGGCGCTGGCGACGGTCAAGGCGCTGAAGGCCGGCATCACGACGCTGCGCGATCTCGGCGCCAAGGGGCGCACCGCCATCGATGTCCGCCGCGCCCTGCAACTCGGCCATGGCGACGGCGCCCGCGTCGTGGCCTGCGGGCAGGCGATCACGATCACCGGAGGCCATGTCTGGTATCTCGGCGGCGAGGCCGATGGCGTCGACGGCGTCCGCAAGAAGGTCCGCGAGATGGTCAAACTCGGCGCCGACTTCATCAAGGTGATGGCGAGCGGCGGCGGCACCGTCGGCACGCAATCCTGGAACCCCGCCTTCTCGCAGGAAGAGCTCAATGCCATGGTCGACGAGGCTCATCGCTTCGATCGCAAGGCGACAGCGCATTGCCTCTGCGCGCGTTCGATCGAGATGGCGATCGAGGCCGGCTTCGACCAGCTGGAGCATGCCGGCTTCATCGCCGACGGCAGTGGACGGCAGGTCTACGAGCCGGCCGTCGCCGAGAAGCTCGCCAAGTCCGGCATTCCCGTGACGGGCACGCTCGCGGTCGGCGGCGCCGTGCTCCGCGAGCTGCGCGCGAGGCCTTCGCTCACCGAAACCGAGGCGGCTTTCCTGACCCGCTGGGAGAAATCCGCGGCCCAGAATCTGTACCAGTTCCGCCAGCTGCGCGAGGCCGGCGTTAGATTCGTCGCCGGAACCGATGCTGGCTGGCGGTTCACGCGCTTCGACGATCTGCCGCTCGAAATGGAGCTGATGCAGGAGGGAGGAATGACGGCGATGGAAACGATCGTCGCCGCCACCGGCTATGCGGCGAAGGTCATCGACATCGATGGTCAGACCGGAAGTCTCAAGCCTGGCCTGGCAGCCGACGTCCTTGTTGTCGGAGCGGATCCCCTGAGCCATCTCGCCGCTTTGCGAGATGTTCGCCTCGTCATGCAGGGCGGCAAGGTCAGGACGGCGTTGTCACGTTAA
- a CDS encoding IS6 family transposase, protein MSLSCVSYKRHRFPPAIIAHAVWLYFRFPLSLRLVEEMLLERGIAVSYETIRRWALKYGRDYARRLRHKAPSRRDIWHLDEVVVTIRGQKYWLWRAVDQDGYVLDEIIQTRRDTKAARRLLRRLLKKQGCPPRRMITDKLGSYGAARHQIMPVIEHRSHKGLNNRAENSHLPLRRREWAMQGFRSPGGLQRFVAIFSAVRNLFAPPRCSRSALATHLHRLDAMAHWKAVAGVTA, encoded by the coding sequence ATGAGCCTGTCCTGCGTCAGCTACAAGCGTCATCGTTTTCCGCCCGCTATCATCGCCCATGCGGTGTGGTTGTATTTTCGCTTTCCCCTGAGCCTTCGCCTCGTGGAGGAGATGCTGCTGGAGCGCGGCATCGCCGTCTCCTATGAGACGATACGGCGCTGGGCGTTGAAGTACGGGCGGGATTATGCCCGCCGCCTCAGGCACAAGGCGCCGAGCCGCCGCGACATCTGGCATCTCGACGAGGTGGTCGTCACCATCAGAGGCCAGAAATACTGGCTGTGGCGGGCGGTCGATCAGGACGGCTATGTCCTCGACGAAATCATCCAGACGCGGCGCGACACCAAGGCAGCGCGGCGCTTGCTGAGGCGCCTTCTCAAGAAGCAGGGCTGTCCGCCACGGCGCATGATCACCGACAAGCTCGGTTCCTATGGCGCGGCTCGCCACCAGATCATGCCGGTGATCGAACATCGCTCGCACAAGGGCCTCAACAACCGGGCCGAGAACTCGCACCTGCCTTTGCGACGACGCGAGTGGGCGATGCAGGGCTTTCGATCTCCGGGAGGTCTGCAGAGGTTCGTGGCGATCTTCTCCGCTGTCCGCAATCTGTTTGCTCCGCCCCGCTGCAGTCGCTCCGCTCTCGCCACCCACCTGCATCGTCTGGATGCCATGGCACACTGGAAAGCCGTGGCCGGTGTCACGGCCTGA